One Microcaecilia unicolor chromosome 4, aMicUni1.1, whole genome shotgun sequence genomic region harbors:
- the METTL21C gene encoding protein-lysine methyltransferase METTL21C codes for MGSCNHTMEGLDEKKNNHKRIHELSDSTPFCKLSRQCTIKVNSSLAKEFFWYAGYPITIYESIGDYGAIVWPAATALCQYLEDNQQEFELRDRKVLEIGAGTGLVSIVASILGAKVTATDQPHILGNLRFNLSRNTQGRNIHLPEVKELVWGENLEQNFPQASCSYDYILAADVVYHHEFLDQLLITMKYLCHPGTVLLWANKFRFSTDVEFLEKFRHTFDTTLLAEFQSLEVKLFKAMAKVE; via the exons ATGGGATCCTGCAACCACACTATGGAGGGGCTGgatgaaaagaaaaacaatcacAAACGCATTCATG AATTAAGTGACTCCACACCATTTTGTAAACTTTCAAGACAATGCACTATTAAAGTCAACTCATCATTGGCTAAAGAATTCTTCTGGTATGCAGGCTACCCAATTACAATTTATGAATCGATTGGAGACTATGGAGCAATTGTATGGCCAGCA GCAACAGCCTTATGTCAATATTTAGAAGATAATCAACAAGAATTTGAATTAAGAGACCGAAAGGTACTTGAAATTGGTGCTGGAACAGGACTGGTGTCAATTGTGGCAAGTATTTTAG GGGCTAAAGTTACTGCTACTGATCAGCCTCATATACTTGGAAATCTGAGATTCAACCTTTCAAGAAATACACAAGGAAGGAACATACATCTACCTGAAGTGAAAGAGTTGGTGTGGGGAGAAAACCTAGAGCAAAACTTTCCGCAAGCTTCTTGCTCTTATGATTATATCTTAGCAGCTGATGTTGTGTACCACCATGAATTTCTGGATCAGTTACTAATAACAATGAAATATTTGTGTCATCCAGGGACAGTATTGTTATGGGCAAATAAGTTCCGATTCAGCACCGATGTTGAGTTTCTTGAAAAATTCAGGCATACTTTTGACACAACACTTCTGGCAGAATTTCAAAGTTTGGAAGTTAAGTTGTTTAAAGCAATGGCAAAAGTTGAGTAG